Proteins encoded in a region of the Streptomyces sp. NBC_00310 genome:
- a CDS encoding ABC transporter ATP-binding protein gives MTTTGTDRASAGAEETGFAAVRVRGLRRSYGEVVALDGVDLDLGAGTFTAVMGPSGSGKSTLLQCAAGLDRPSGGTVRVDGVELSGLSERRLTLLRRERIGFVFQAFNLLPSLTAAQNVALPLRLARRRPARGAVREALARVGLAERAGHRPAQLSGGQQQRVALARALITRPAVLFGDEPTGALDTTTSREVLCLLRELVDREGQTTVMVTHDPVAASYADRVVFLVDGRVSGEVTRPSVERVAAYMAGLERRAAAPGGGVAGAARGAVREIAGAVGDGAVGDGAVGDGAVGGVTC, from the coding sequence ATGACCACGACAGGGACGGACAGGGCCTCGGCAGGGGCGGAAGAGACGGGGTTCGCGGCCGTACGCGTACGCGGCCTGCGGCGGTCGTACGGGGAGGTCGTCGCCCTCGACGGGGTGGACCTCGACCTCGGCGCCGGGACCTTCACGGCGGTGATGGGGCCGTCGGGGTCGGGGAAGTCGACGCTGCTGCAGTGTGCGGCGGGGCTGGACCGGCCGTCGGGCGGGACGGTGCGGGTCGACGGGGTGGAGCTGTCCGGGCTGAGCGAGCGGCGGCTGACGCTGCTGCGCCGGGAGCGGATCGGTTTCGTGTTCCAGGCCTTCAACCTCCTCCCCTCCCTCACCGCCGCGCAGAACGTCGCCCTGCCGCTGCGGCTCGCCCGGCGGCGGCCCGCGCGTGGAGCGGTGCGCGAGGCCCTGGCCCGGGTGGGGCTGGCGGAGCGGGCCGGACACCGGCCGGCCCAGCTGTCCGGCGGACAACAGCAGCGGGTCGCCCTGGCCCGGGCGCTGATCACCCGCCCGGCGGTCCTCTTCGGCGACGAGCCCACCGGGGCGCTCGACACCACGACCAGCCGTGAAGTGCTGTGTCTGCTGCGAGAGTTGGTGGACCGGGAGGGCCAGACCACGGTCATGGTCACGCATGATCCGGTGGCCGCGTCGTACGCGGACCGGGTGGTGTTCCTGGTCGACGGGCGGGTGAGCGGGGAGGTCACCCGTCCGTCCGTGGAGAGGGTGGCGGCGTACATGGCGGGGCTGGAGCGGAGGGCCGCGGCGCCGGGCGGCGGGGTCGCGGGGGCGGCCCGGGGCGCGGTTCGGGAAATCGCCGGGGCGGTCGGGGACGGGGCTGTCGGGGACGGGGCTGTCGGGGACGGGGCTGTCGGGGGTGTGACGTGCTGA
- a CDS encoding DUF2786 domain-containing protein, with product MSTTSTVDRAFEAALYADTDAALDTGASLLAADPAADVELARRGREFVAGAWRRGWQPADVVRFVRRELEDEHLRLLARLVVEEHEQEHEQGPEAGKRQSPPGPRWAAQLDEVRELAAHPTRADRFSHATAALELYRLLLRLPTLEPLDRPQSTGGAQNSPHPESRMLSRIRALLAKAEATGFPEEAEALSAKAQELMARHSIDEALIAARAHSKNAPGACRIGVEPPYETAKAVLLDAVARANRCEAVWNEDLGFSTVVGFEADLEAVELLHTSLLVQATTALTKAEAAQRKGGRKRTKTFRQSFLAAYAHRIGDRLAAVAEAQVAEAEAESAGTGGAGAPEQDLLPVLAARDVAVREQVTRMFPDTVTTRVRGVSDLAGWRQGAEAADRAQVGARPRLPS from the coding sequence GTGAGTACGACCAGCACGGTGGACCGCGCCTTCGAGGCGGCCCTCTACGCCGACACCGACGCCGCCCTCGACACCGGCGCCTCCCTGCTCGCCGCCGACCCGGCGGCGGACGTGGAACTCGCCCGGCGCGGACGGGAGTTCGTCGCCGGGGCCTGGCGGCGCGGCTGGCAGCCCGCCGACGTCGTACGGTTCGTGCGGCGCGAGCTGGAGGACGAGCACCTACGACTCCTCGCGCGGCTCGTCGTCGAGGAGCACGAGCAGGAGCACGAGCAGGGGCCCGAGGCGGGGAAACGGCAGTCACCGCCCGGCCCCCGCTGGGCCGCCCAGCTCGACGAGGTCAGGGAACTCGCCGCGCACCCCACCCGCGCGGACCGTTTCTCGCACGCCACCGCGGCCCTGGAGCTGTACCGCCTCCTCCTGCGCCTCCCCACCCTCGAACCCCTGGACCGCCCGCAGTCGACCGGCGGCGCACAGAACTCGCCCCACCCCGAATCCCGCATGCTCAGCCGGATCCGCGCGCTCCTCGCCAAGGCGGAGGCGACCGGTTTCCCGGAGGAGGCGGAGGCCCTCAGCGCGAAGGCGCAGGAGCTGATGGCGCGGCACAGCATCGACGAGGCGCTGATAGCGGCCCGCGCGCACAGCAAGAACGCGCCCGGCGCGTGCCGGATCGGTGTCGAACCGCCGTACGAGACGGCCAAGGCGGTGCTCCTGGACGCGGTCGCCCGGGCCAACCGCTGCGAGGCCGTCTGGAACGAGGACCTCGGCTTCTCCACGGTCGTCGGTTTCGAGGCCGACCTGGAGGCGGTCGAGCTGCTGCACACCTCGCTCCTCGTCCAGGCCACCACCGCCCTGACGAAGGCGGAGGCCGCCCAGCGCAAGGGCGGCCGCAAGCGGACCAAGACCTTCCGGCAGTCCTTCCTGGCCGCCTACGCCCACCGCATCGGCGACCGGCTGGCGGCGGTCGCCGAGGCCCAGGTCGCCGAGGCGGAGGCCGAGAGCGCGGGCACGGGCGGGGCGGGCGCCCCGGAACAGGACCTGCTGCCCGTGCTCGCCGCCCGCGATGTCGCCGTCCGCGAGCAGGTCACCCGTATGTTCCCGGACACGGTCACCACCCGCGTCCGGGGCGTCAGCGACCTGGCCGGCTGGCGGCAGGGGGCGGAGGCGGCCGACCGTGCCCAGGTCGGGGCGCGGCCCCGGCTGCCGTCATGA
- a CDS encoding DUF4232 domain-containing protein, whose product MRTTPTAIAAALLAALALTACGGGDGGDGGDDGKTSAATPESAEGSACTAAQAGFEVGPSSAAPAAGDEGGVPVTVTNKGDAACTLKGLAGVDLVAGGKSWALQPQEGASPDTEVTLEAGQAMTFTITYVHGVAGDSEKSAAVDELRLTLPGDSKVSSFKWPDPEVAVKSESTLDATVGPFLPAGD is encoded by the coding sequence ATGCGCACCACTCCGACCGCCATCGCCGCCGCCCTCCTCGCGGCCCTCGCACTCACCGCCTGCGGCGGGGGTGACGGAGGTGACGGAGGTGACGACGGCAAGACCAGTGCCGCCACCCCCGAGAGCGCGGAGGGGAGCGCCTGTACGGCCGCGCAGGCCGGGTTCGAGGTCGGGCCCAGCAGCGCCGCCCCGGCCGCCGGCGACGAGGGCGGCGTGCCGGTCACCGTCACCAACAAGGGCGACGCCGCCTGCACGCTGAAGGGCCTCGCCGGGGTCGACCTGGTCGCCGGCGGCAAGTCCTGGGCGCTCCAGCCGCAGGAGGGCGCGTCCCCGGACACCGAGGTGACGCTGGAGGCCGGTCAGGCGATGACCTTCACCATCACCTACGTGCACGGGGTCGCCGGGGACTCGGAGAAGAGCGCCGCGGTGGACGAGCTGAGGCTCACCCTGCCCGGAGACAGCAAGGTCAGCAGCTTCAAGTGGCCGGACCCCGAGGTCGCGGTGAAGTCCGAGAGCACGCTGGACGCGACGGTGGGGCCGTTCCTGCCGGCGGGCGACTGA
- the rpsN gene encoding 30S ribosomal protein S14: protein MAKKSKIAKNEKRREIVTRYAERRAELKEIIRRPSATEAERDAARRELRAQPRDASATRVRNRDQVDGRPRGYFRTFGLSRVSLREQAHAGFLPGVRKSSW from the coding sequence ATGGCGAAGAAGAGCAAGATCGCGAAGAACGAGAAGCGGCGGGAGATCGTCACGCGGTACGCCGAGCGGCGGGCCGAGCTGAAGGAGATCATCCGGCGGCCGTCCGCCACGGAGGCCGAACGCGACGCCGCCCGGCGGGAGCTGCGCGCACAGCCGCGCGACGCCAGCGCGACCCGCGTCCGCAACCGGGACCAGGTGGACGGCCGGCCCCGGGGGTACTTCCGGACGTTCGGGCTGTCCCGGGTGAGCCTGCGGGAGCAGGCACATGCGGGGTTCCTGCCGGGGGTGCGCAAGTCGTCCTGGTAG
- the rpmB gene encoding 50S ribosomal protein L28 yields the protein MSAHCMLTGARPGFGNRISHSHRRTSRRFDPNIQSKRYWLPSENRHVRLRLSTKGIKTVDVIGVEAAVARIRARGVRV from the coding sequence TTGTCCGCCCACTGCATGCTGACCGGCGCCCGGCCCGGCTTCGGCAACCGCATCTCGCACTCCCACCGGCGAACGTCCCGCCGCTTCGACCCGAACATCCAGTCCAAGCGCTACTGGCTGCCCAGCGAGAACCGCCACGTGCGGCTGCGGCTGAGCACCAAGGGGATCAAGACCGTGGACGTCATCGGCGTCGAGGCCGCGGTCGCGCGGATCCGCGCCCGGGGGGTCCGGGTCTGA
- the rpmG gene encoding 50S ribosomal protein L33, with product MARNELRPVIKLRSTVGTGYTYVTRKNRRNDPDRLTLRKFDPRAGRHVDFREER from the coding sequence ATGGCACGCAACGAACTCCGCCCGGTCATCAAACTCCGGTCCACGGTCGGCACCGGCTACACCTACGTCACCCGCAAGAACCGCCGGAACGACCCGGACCGGCTGACGCTGCGCAAGTTCGACCCGAGGGCCGGCCGCCACGTCGACTTCCGAGAGGAGCGCTGA
- a CDS encoding type B 50S ribosomal protein L31, with product MKKDIHPSYGPVVFRDRAANHTFLTRSTMTSEKTIEWEDGNTYPVVDVEISNVSHPFYTGTARVLDTAGRVEKFEKRYGAGKKRG from the coding sequence ATGAAGAAGGACATCCACCCGTCGTACGGGCCCGTCGTCTTCCGAGACCGCGCCGCGAACCACACCTTCCTCACCCGCTCGACGATGACGAGCGAGAAGACGATCGAGTGGGAGGACGGCAACACCTACCCCGTGGTCGACGTCGAGATCTCGAACGTCAGCCACCCCTTCTACACGGGCACCGCGCGCGTGCTGGACACGGCGGGGCGCGTGGAGAAGTTCGAGAAGCGGTACGGCGCCGGGAAGAAGCGAGGCTGA